Proteins encoded together in one Coffea arabica cultivar ET-39 chromosome 2c, Coffea Arabica ET-39 HiFi, whole genome shotgun sequence window:
- the LOC113728208 gene encoding transcription factor bHLH14-like, with protein sequence MDELIVSSPSSSSMVSSLPQESRPITTTAASSSLQLNLQYILQTQSDCWAYAIFWQSSNDQSGRVVLAWGDGYFQGTKVVDDAPQNNNGNTTSTTGSGSGSQSERKKVMKGIQALLGETSADGQNDDGSVDCDVTDAEWFYVMSLAQSFFADDGAPGKAFSSGNLVWLTGGQQLQFYNCQRAREAQIHGIETLVCIPTAGGVLELGSNALIQDINWGLVQQAKSLFGPAADVGAGVADAAAAATTRLLLTTKQQEEAPESVDDEMLEGAISFADFGLVMGGIPLHNSSNQQEEETDAATAGAESKKDHHRYHHHHYQEAKKAKKRGEHDDNHGIGRRGTSQVSSFLESSDSDCVVVVETTTRSHQVERKGGVGGKKRGRKAGTGRETPLNHVEAERQRREKLNHRFYALRSVVPNVSRMDKASLLSDAVAYIKELKGKVDELESQLKRIEGNKKSVKIEVADSNGNTTDNHSTTTASSSVPVDQRITIPKSKKSCSGGGGMSSNVQVEVKMVGTDAMVRVQSDSSGYPTARLMDAIRDLELRVHHASMSHVNDLMLQDVVIRVPPSGAWASEEGLKAALLGRFLGTDDR encoded by the coding sequence ATGGATGAGCTGATTGTTTCATCCCCATCTTCATCTTCCATGGTATCTTCCTTGCCTCAAGAAAGCCGGCCAATTACTACTACTGCTGCCAGTTCTAGCCTTCAACTCAATCTTCAATACATCCTTCAGACCCAGTCAGATTGCTGGGCTTACGCCATTTTCTGGCAGAGTTCAAATGACCAGAGTGGACGGGTGGTGTTAGCTTGGGGAGATGGCTACTTCCAAGGGACCAAAGTCGTCGACGATGCCCCCCAAAACAACAACGGCAACACCACCTCCACTACGGGCAGCGGATCTGGCTCTCAATCCGAGAGGAAAAAAGTGATGAAAGGAATTCAAGCTTTGCTCGGTGAGACCTCAGCTGATGGCCAAAATGATGATGGCTCTGTGGACTGCGACGTCACCGACGCGGAATGGTTCTACGTCATGTCCTTGGCTCAATCTTTCTTCGCGGACGACGGAGCCCCTGGCAAGGCCTTCAGCTCAGGGAACTTGGTCTGGTTAACTGGCGGTCAGCAACTCCAGTTTTACAACTGCCAGAGAGCTAGAGAAGCTCAAATCCACGGCATCGAGACACTGGTTTGCATCCCGACGGCTGGAGGGGTACTGGAGCTGGGCTCCAACGCTTTGATCCAAGACATAAACTGGGGCTTGGTGCAGCAAGCCAAGTCTCTGTTTGGCCCAGCGGCAGATGTAGGCGCAGGTGTTGCTGATGCTGCTGCCGCTGCTACTACTCGTCTACTGCTCACAACAAAACAACAAGAAGAAGCGCCTGAATCCGTGGACGACGAGATGCTGGAAGGCGCCATATCTTTCGCTGATTTCGGCTTGGTTATGGGGGGCATCCCCTTGCATAATAGTAGTAATCAACAAGAAGAAGAGACGGACGCAGCCACTGCGGGGGCGGAGAGCAAAAAAGATCATCATCgctatcatcatcatcactatcaagaagcaaaaaaggcaaaaaagagAGGTGAACATGATGATAATCATGGCATTGGGCGACGTGGGACGTCGCAGGTTTCTTCCTTTCTAGAATCCTCCGACTCGGACTGTGTGGTGGTGGTCGAGACAACAACGAGGAGTCATCAGGTGGAGAGAAAAGGAGGAGTAGGAGggaagaagagaggaagaaaggCAGGGACGGGGAGGGAGACACCGTTAAACCATGTGGAAGCGGAGAGGCAGCGGAGGGAGAAGCTCAACCACCGGTTCTACGCACTGCGCTCTGTGGTGCCGAACGTGTCCAGGATGGACAAAGCGTCGCTGCTTTCGGATGCGGTGGCTTACATCAAGGAGCTGAAGGGGAAGGTGGATGAGTTGGAATCACAGCTGAAACGGATTGAGGGCAACAAGAAATCAGTGAAGATAGAAGTGGCGGATAGCAATGGTAATACCACGGATAACCATAGCACCACGACTGCATCATCATCGGTGCCAGTGGATCAAAGAATAACCATACCCAAGTCCAAAAAGTCGTGCTCAGGGGGTGGGGGAATGAGCAGCAATGTACAAGTTGAAGTGAAGATGGTCGGGACGGATGCCATGGTGAGGGTTCAATCCGACAGCAGCGGTTACCCGACAGCCAGGTTAATGGATGCAATTCGAGATCTGGAACTACGAGTCCATCACGCCAGCATGTCCCACGTCAACGACCTGATGCTCCAAGATGTGGTCATCAGGGTTCCTCCTAGCGGAGCCTGGGCGAGTGAGGAGGGACTCAAGGCCGCTCTGCTGGGGAGGTTCTTGGGTACTGATGATCGCTAG